The DNA region GACCGGCACCGGGGTCGCCGAGCGTCCCCAGACCCCCAGGCCGGCCGCCGAACGGCCGTCGCGTCCCCGCCCGCCGCTCAGCCGCGAGATCGTCGAGACCCGCATCCTCGGGGTGCTGAAGTGGATCGCGATCGCCTTCTTCCTGATCGCGACCCTGTTCCCCTTCTACTACATGGTCATGCTGGCCGTCCGCACCATCGAGGACCTCGCCCTCGACCCGGGGGCGCTGTGGCCGCCCCGCGGCATCTCCTTCTCCGCCTTCGGCGAGGTGCTGCGCAGCGTCGACGACGGCGGCCAGGGCTTCCTGCTCTTCCTGCGCAACAGCGGCATGATCGCACTGGCCAGCGTGGTCCTCACCCTGCTGGTGTCGATCCTCGGCTCGTACGCGATCGCCCGGCTGCAGTTCTTCGGCCGCCGCCAGGTCAACTTCCTGTTCCTGTCCGTCTACCTGTTCCCGGCCATCCTGCTGGCCATCCCGCTGTTCGTGTTCTTCACCCGCATCGGCCTGCGCGGGTCGCTGTTCGGCCTGGTCCTGGTCTACGCCTCCCAGATCGTGCCGGTCACCATCCACATGCTGCGCAACTACTTCGAGACGGTGCCCGAGAGCCTGGAGGAGGCGGCCGCCCTCGACGGGGCGAGCCGCCTGACCATCATCCGCAAGGTCTCCCTTCCCCTGGCCATGCCGGCGATCATGGCGACCAGCCTGTTCGTGTTCATGATCGCCTGGAACGAGTTCCTGTTCGCGCTGCTGTTCCTGGTCGAGAACCGCCAGAACTGGACGGTGTCGCTGGGCCTGTCCCAGCTCGCCGGCTCGATCGAGGTGGCCAAGACCACGCTCATGGCCGGGTCGGTGATCCTCACCGTCCCGATCGTCATCCTGTTCTTCGCCACCGAGCGGCTCCTGGTCGAGGGCCTGACCGCCGGCGCCGAGAAGGGCTAGCCGACCGGCCCGACCGGCGAGCTCGCCGGTCGGGGTCTATTGGTCGGCGGCCGAAGGCCGACTCCGAGCCGTCGTGGTGTCGTCGAGCACGGCCATGGCGGCGTTGCGGCCGTTGAGGGCGATCACCGACCCGGCCGGATGGGTGGCGGCGCCGCACAGGTAGAGGCCGGCCACGGGGGTCCGGGCGGTCAGGCGGTGCTCCCACATCTGGTCGGGCATGGTCTCGCCCTGGAAGATGTGCCCGCCGGTGAGCCCGATCCGCGCCTCGACGTCGGGCGGGCCCAGGACCTCGTACTCGGCCACGCAGTCGTGCAGGTCGGGGGCGAAGGAGGCCATGGCGTCGAGGATCATCCGGCCGATCTCCCCGCGGCGGCTGTCCCAGTCGCCCTCGGCCAGGGTGTAGGGGGCGTACTGGGCGAACACGCTGACCAGGTGGCGGCCGGCGGGGGC from Actinomycetota bacterium includes:
- a CDS encoding carbohydrate ABC transporter permease, with product MSRTETGTGVAERPQTPRPAAERPSRPRPPLSREIVETRILGVLKWIAIAFFLIATLFPFYYMVMLAVRTIEDLALDPGALWPPRGISFSAFGEVLRSVDDGGQGFLLFLRNSGMIALASVVLTLLVSILGSYAIARLQFFGRRQVNFLFLSVYLFPAILLAIPLFVFFTRIGLRGSLFGLVLVYASQIVPVTIHMLRNYFETVPESLEEAAALDGASRLTIIRKVSLPLAMPAIMATSLFVFMIAWNEFLFALLFLVENRQNWTVSLGLSQLAGSIEVAKTTLMAGSVILTVPIVILFFATERLLVEGLTAGAEKG